One stretch of Desulfofalx alkaliphila DSM 12257 DNA includes these proteins:
- a CDS encoding phage major capsid protein, with translation MLKQLMISKKIEQRKAVLAELEEQERGLETRAEQIEAALAEAQTDEELAAVEEEVNKIEAEKEELKQKKASLEAEIAELEGELEQLNSKAPTNTNKERNDKKMTEKRAKQEYFTREVEDFYNELRTRLQARANGQVLPPGEAGAELIIPDIVVNRIRERIGDYTTLYPLVDKITAGGRVKLILDVDTGEATWVEQRAAIPEEDDSRLTAVEFDGFKVGRIVYIDNSLLEDSVINLDDYLTKRIARSIAKALDKAILLGEGSTNKQPEGIIPQIPAENQVSASAEYEALIPLLGMIDTGEDATGEIVCVVHRQTYYSKLANLTLHVDAAGKDVVVLPNLQQPNFLGLRVVFSNYMPKDKLLFGVFDKYTLVEREGTRIDMSGHYKFREDQTAVRGIGRYDGKPVMPKAFVLVDLVDETGE, from the coding sequence ATGCTTAAGCAGTTGATGATTTCCAAAAAAATTGAGCAGCGCAAAGCTGTGTTAGCAGAGCTGGAGGAACAGGAAAGGGGATTAGAAACCAGGGCTGAACAAATAGAAGCAGCGCTGGCAGAGGCTCAAACCGATGAGGAGCTTGCAGCGGTCGAGGAAGAAGTGAACAAGATTGAGGCCGAAAAGGAAGAGCTTAAGCAAAAGAAAGCTAGCCTTGAGGCAGAAATTGCGGAGTTGGAGGGCGAGCTTGAGCAGCTCAACAGCAAGGCGCCGACCAACACCAACAAGGAAAGGAATGATAAAAAGATGACCGAAAAGAGAGCAAAACAAGAATACTTCACCCGAGAAGTGGAGGACTTTTATAACGAACTCCGGACTAGGCTCCAAGCTAGAGCCAATGGACAAGTCTTGCCTCCTGGGGAAGCTGGAGCAGAGCTGATTATTCCGGACATTGTTGTAAACCGAATCCGTGAGCGGATTGGTGATTACACTACTTTATATCCGCTGGTAGACAAAATCACTGCTGGCGGCAGAGTGAAGCTGATTTTGGATGTTGATACTGGAGAAGCCACCTGGGTAGAACAACGGGCAGCAATTCCTGAGGAAGATGATTCCCGCCTGACCGCTGTAGAGTTCGACGGCTTCAAAGTGGGCCGGATTGTCTACATCGACAATAGCCTGCTTGAGGACAGTGTTATCAACTTGGACGACTATCTAACCAAGCGGATTGCACGTTCCATTGCAAAGGCGCTGGACAAGGCCATTCTTTTAGGAGAGGGGTCGACCAACAAACAGCCGGAGGGCATCATTCCACAAATTCCTGCAGAGAACCAAGTTTCTGCTTCTGCAGAGTATGAGGCGCTGATTCCTTTGCTGGGGATGATTGATACCGGCGAAGATGCGACTGGTGAAATTGTTTGCGTTGTGCACCGCCAAACCTATTACAGCAAACTTGCCAACTTAACCTTGCACGTCGACGCTGCCGGGAAAGACGTTGTCGTGTTGCCTAACTTACAACAACCCAACTTCTTAGGCTTAAGAGTGGTGTTCAGCAACTACATGCCCAAGGATAAGCTGCTTTTCGGCGTGTTCGACAAATACACCCTGGTGGAAAGGGAAGGCACTCGCATTGATATGTCCGGGCATTACAAATTCCGTGAAGACCAGACCGCAGTACGAGGCATTGGCAGGTATGACGGCAAGCCAGTAATGCCTAAAGCCTTTGTGTTGGTTGACTTGGTGGATGAAACGGGGGAATAA
- a CDS encoding HK97 gp10 family phage protein — translation MASNIKIDNLAAEITLAVKEYTEDVSAAVEKELSTTSNAVLKEVKATSPVETGEYKKGWTRKKETTLGGEIKYVIHNKTKGPIAHLLEFGHAKVGGGRVEAIPHIRPAYDKHVPDMEERIKRIIRNGG, via the coding sequence ATGGCTAGCAATATTAAAATTGATAATCTTGCCGCAGAGATCACTCTGGCGGTGAAGGAATATACCGAAGATGTTAGTGCCGCTGTTGAAAAAGAACTTAGCACCACCTCGAACGCCGTGTTAAAGGAAGTCAAGGCCACCTCACCCGTAGAAACCGGGGAATACAAAAAAGGCTGGACTCGAAAAAAAGAAACAACTTTGGGCGGCGAGATTAAATATGTTATCCACAATAAAACCAAAGGGCCAATAGCACACCTATTGGAATTTGGCCATGCCAAGGTTGGTGGTGGCCGGGTGGAGGCGATCCCTCACATACGCCCGGCTTACGACAAACATGTTCCCGATATGGAGGAACGGATCAAGCGGATCATTAGGAATGGGGGTTAG
- a CDS encoding phage head closure protein yields MTYDHELTLISHTWEENEIGVQIPVETKTTVLCGLKSISRDEFYSAAVTGLKPAMVFVIHEYEYNGEREVEFEGARYKVIRTYRGGMARQGSRLAFDEMELTCERVSTDG; encoded by the coding sequence GTGACCTATGACCACGAACTAACCCTAATTAGCCACACATGGGAGGAAAACGAGATTGGGGTGCAGATACCAGTTGAAACCAAAACAACGGTACTGTGTGGCCTAAAATCTATTTCCCGGGATGAATTTTACAGCGCTGCCGTAACCGGACTAAAACCAGCAATGGTATTTGTAATCCACGAGTATGAATACAATGGGGAACGAGAAGTGGAGTTTGAAGGCGCCCGGTATAAAGTGATAAGGACTTACCGGGGTGGTATGGCCCGGCAAGGGTCTAGGTTGGCCTTTGATGAAATGGAGTTGACTTGCGAAAGGGTGTCTACTGATGGCTAA